The Sphingomonas sanxanigenens DSM 19645 = NX02 genome includes a region encoding these proteins:
- a CDS encoding phosphatase PAP2 family protein, with product MMRRPVLALACAAGAAWSAPALADEKDWDKASDIARNALVAAALGAPLVQGDGDGALQAAGSIAAASLITHGLKEAFPERRPDGSDRKSFPSGHSSVAFASAATLHNRHGWQAGIPAQIAAAFVGFARVKADKHHWYDVAVGAAIGEATGFLITARRNAQVQVVPWGDSKGGGVTVAARF from the coding sequence ATGATGCGACGGCCCGTTCTGGCGCTGGCCTGCGCGGCCGGTGCCGCCTGGAGCGCACCTGCCCTGGCGGACGAGAAGGATTGGGACAAGGCCAGCGACATTGCGCGCAACGCCCTGGTCGCGGCCGCGCTCGGCGCGCCGCTGGTGCAGGGCGATGGCGATGGCGCGCTGCAGGCGGCAGGCAGCATCGCCGCGGCGAGCCTGATCACCCATGGGCTGAAAGAGGCCTTCCCCGAACGGCGGCCGGACGGCAGCGATCGCAAGAGCTTTCCCTCGGGGCATAGCTCCGTCGCGTTCGCGAGCGCCGCGACGCTGCACAACCGCCACGGCTGGCAGGCAGGCATTCCCGCGCAGATCGCCGCCGCCTTCGTCGGCTTCGCGCGGGTGAAGGCGGACAAGCATCATTGGTATGACGTGGCGGTGGGCGCCGCGATCGGCGAGGCGACCGGTTTCCTCATCACCGCCCGCCGCAATGCGCAGGTGCAGGTGGTGCCGTGGGGCGACAGCAAGGGCGGCGGGGTGACGGTGGCGGCGCGGTTCTGA
- a CDS encoding FecR family protein, translating to MSTDGITAEAAMWLDRMNRPAFDSADGRRFDAWMNTDPRHREAFAELAAIWDSPELAEACASPTPTPMAAPAAPPPSARGHRWRRPFAIGAAAACAALVPLLVVPAVPRQYASGPGEIREVVLADGSTVELGGNSAIDVQFLPWRRKVALDNGEARFDIAHDAHRPFTVTVDTTRVTVLGTAFHIDRMGPDRMVMGVSRGLVRVDSGNATLAVAANQAVQLMGGAPERVMLQPEQQVSSNWFVARDAPLADLVEKLRRYSPRPIRIETGKAASMRVTGRFDVSDVDGTLDVLKQAYDVDVSTRPSIILVR from the coding sequence GTGAGCACCGATGGCATCACCGCGGAGGCGGCCATGTGGCTGGACCGGATGAACCGGCCCGCATTCGACAGCGCCGACGGGCGCCGTTTCGATGCGTGGATGAACACCGATCCACGCCATCGCGAAGCTTTCGCGGAACTCGCCGCTATTTGGGACAGCCCGGAACTCGCAGAAGCGTGCGCCAGCCCGACCCCGACGCCGATGGCGGCGCCAGCCGCACCGCCACCGTCCGCCAGGGGGCATCGCTGGCGCAGGCCGTTCGCGATCGGTGCAGCTGCAGCCTGTGCCGCGCTTGTTCCGCTGCTCGTGGTGCCGGCGGTGCCGCGCCAATATGCCAGCGGACCGGGCGAGATCCGCGAGGTCGTGCTGGCCGATGGCTCCACGGTCGAACTGGGCGGGAACAGTGCGATCGACGTGCAGTTCCTGCCCTGGCGGCGCAAGGTCGCGCTGGATAACGGCGAAGCGCGTTTCGACATCGCGCACGATGCGCACCGCCCGTTCACCGTAACGGTGGACACGACGCGCGTGACCGTGCTGGGCACCGCGTTCCATATCGACCGGATGGGCCCCGACCGAATGGTCATGGGAGTATCACGCGGATTGGTCCGCGTGGACAGCGGCAACGCGACGCTGGCCGTGGCCGCGAACCAGGCCGTTCAGTTGATGGGCGGCGCGCCGGAACGGGTGATGCTCCAACCTGAGCAGCAGGTCAGCAGCAACTGGTTCGTCGCGCGCGACGCGCCGTTGGCGGATCTGGTGGAAAAGCTGCGTCGATACTCGCCGCGGCCGATCAGGATCGAGACTGGCAAAGCGGCCTCAATGCGCGTGACCGGACGGTTTGACGTGTCGGATGTCGACGGCACCCTGGACGTGCTGAAACAGGCCTACGATGTCGACGTGTCGACACGTCCTTCGATCATTCTGGTCCGGTGA
- a CDS encoding major capsid protein — MATIGNSFVNLIDLYRSMGPQGEIDASVIEVLHRLSPTVKDAIATECNMGTTHKHTIRTGLPSVTWGRLYQGIPQSKSTKAQVEDTTGFVEGLSTIDERLLDISPNPAATRLSEAEGFLEAMVQEVETGIFYSDVASTPEKFRGLAARYNVSGGSGAGNQIVKAGGTGADNTSIWFVTWGESQTTLLFPKGTRAGLQRQDMGRQRVLDGDNNAYYAMEEQFRWHVGLAVRDWRYNVRVANIDVSEAQAGNVDLYRFMRQAFYKLQGRRATKMDDPNAAKNGRTVIYMNRDMLEALDALATNDGAGDNFVRLTPMQLEGQEVMSYRGIPIRETDALVNSEALVA; from the coding sequence ATGGCAACGATCGGCAACAGTTTCGTCAATCTGATCGATCTCTACCGGTCGATGGGGCCGCAGGGTGAGATCGATGCGAGCGTGATCGAGGTGCTGCATCGGCTTTCGCCGACGGTGAAGGATGCGATCGCCACCGAGTGCAACATGGGCACCACCCACAAGCACACGATCCGCACCGGCCTGCCTTCGGTCACCTGGGGGCGGCTCTACCAGGGCATTCCGCAGTCCAAGAGCACCAAGGCGCAGGTGGAGGACACGACCGGCTTCGTCGAGGGGCTCTCGACGATCGACGAGCGGCTGCTCGACATCTCGCCCAACCCGGCAGCGACGCGGCTGTCGGAGGCGGAGGGCTTCCTCGAGGCGATGGTGCAGGAGGTGGAGACCGGCATCTTCTATTCGGACGTCGCCTCGACGCCGGAGAAGTTCCGAGGGCTCGCCGCGCGCTACAACGTGTCGGGCGGCAGCGGCGCCGGCAACCAGATCGTCAAGGCGGGCGGAACGGGCGCGGACAATACCAGCATCTGGTTCGTCACCTGGGGCGAGAGCCAGACGACCTTGCTGTTCCCCAAGGGCACCCGCGCCGGTCTGCAGCGGCAGGACATGGGCCGTCAGCGCGTGCTGGATGGCGACAACAACGCCTATTACGCGATGGAGGAACAGTTCCGCTGGCATGTCGGCCTGGCGGTGCGCGACTGGCGCTACAATGTGCGCGTCGCCAATATCGACGTAAGCGAGGCGCAGGCGGGCAATGTCGACCTGTACCGCTTCATGCGCCAGGCCTTCTACAAGCTGCAGGGTCGCCGCGCGACCAAGATGGACGATCCCAACGCGGCGAAGAACGGCCGCACCGTGATCTACATGAACCGCGACATGCTGGAGGCGCTGGACGCGCTCGCCACCAATGACGGCGCCGGCGACAATTTCGTGCGGCTGACGCCGATGCAGCTCGAGGGGCAGGAAGTGATGTCCTACCGCGGCATCCCGATCCGCGAGACCGACGCGCTGGTGAACAGCGAAGCCTTGGTCGCCTGA
- a CDS encoding RNA polymerase sigma factor, which produces MAPAVSAQPSPDSQPVVGDVADPRQAEWTAVRDAIVHYVVRRGQPADVAEDVAQETCIKLLAYCEHQRPASLYALALRIAATSLVDIKRKERGFADELDDGHPCEAPLADRLIDGRRRISLLQGALAAMPGLRRKVFEQRRIENRSHAQIAADLGISVASVEKHVSRGLQDMRKALSRADPEWEA; this is translated from the coding sequence TTGGCCCCCGCGGTGTCCGCCCAACCCTCCCCAGACAGTCAGCCTGTCGTCGGCGACGTCGCCGACCCGCGTCAGGCGGAATGGACTGCGGTGCGCGACGCAATCGTCCATTACGTAGTTCGCCGTGGCCAGCCGGCCGATGTGGCGGAGGATGTGGCACAGGAAACCTGCATCAAGCTGCTCGCCTATTGCGAGCATCAACGCCCGGCGAGCTTATATGCCCTTGCCTTGCGAATCGCCGCGACCAGCCTGGTCGACATCAAGCGAAAGGAACGCGGCTTTGCGGACGAGTTGGATGACGGCCATCCATGCGAGGCGCCATTGGCCGATCGTCTGATCGACGGGCGCCGACGTATTTCGTTGTTGCAAGGGGCGCTGGCGGCCATGCCCGGACTCAGGCGCAAGGTGTTCGAGCAGCGTCGGATCGAGAACCGGTCCCATGCCCAGATTGCCGCCGATCTCGGCATTTCCGTCGCATCCGTGGAGAAGCATGTGAGCCGCGGACTGCAGGACATGCGCAAGGCCCTTTCGCGCGCCGATCCCGAGTGGGAAGCCTAG
- a CDS encoding DUF3857 domain-containing protein produces MRLAISMCLAGLIAGGAAHAENGEVQRGPVPAWVVTAEPMPVPADAAGAVFIRRHETEVRLDGRGEAVYTGYRVKILHASALQLGNVSLAWNPAAGAPVVHMIRIHREGETIDVLQKASFEILRREDQLEAAMLDGVLTAVLRIPDLRVGDEVEFGATIRSSDPTLGKDDAGLLLLGPEPAPGRYHLRLSWEEGAKPIVQMSPDMKAAAQQGAQAIDYRFDNPPALVPPKDAPPRYAWQRIVEYSSFADWAGISRRFAPLYAAASRLDAGSPLRQEAARIAAAHPQPTDRARAALKLVQQDVRYVYVGLNGGNLTPATAEETWQRRYGDCKGKTALLLALLRELGIEAQAVLVNNGGGDDGFDARLPSPRLFDHVLVRAQVAGKSYWLDGTLPAVVPPDEAPMLPYQWVLPLTAQGAAIERLDWKPAARPDEVNLFEIDARAGFDKPARITSTTIKRGIEGLQQEVQFSALTPAQLLGGFRQQAIGDTWQTIEDVQWRYDEKAQAGVLTIIGTGAVDWEDGGDGVKSLVLPGGGFSPPEKRVRAAEQNQDLPYYNKPKFGCYVTTVRLPSTTRPGQWSHKDNIDTMMFGRAYYRAFDVRDGALRMIRGDRVEQKEVDAASARRDNGRIPRFDNSMAWITYDPNGASDITDQGGARVPATYEIDWTADTVPCLPAELMK; encoded by the coding sequence GTGCGTCTTGCGATTTCAATGTGCCTGGCGGGTCTGATCGCCGGTGGGGCGGCTCATGCGGAAAATGGCGAGGTGCAGCGCGGGCCGGTGCCCGCCTGGGTGGTGACCGCCGAACCGATGCCGGTGCCGGCGGATGCCGCCGGCGCGGTGTTCATCCGCCGCCACGAAACCGAGGTCCGCCTCGATGGCCGGGGGGAGGCGGTTTACACCGGCTATCGCGTCAAGATTCTGCACGCCAGCGCGCTGCAGCTCGGCAACGTCTCGCTCGCCTGGAATCCCGCGGCCGGCGCGCCGGTGGTCCACATGATCCGGATTCACCGTGAAGGCGAGACGATCGACGTGCTGCAGAAGGCATCGTTCGAGATTCTGCGCCGCGAGGACCAGCTCGAGGCGGCGATGCTCGATGGCGTCCTCACCGCGGTGCTGCGCATCCCCGATCTGCGCGTGGGCGATGAGGTGGAGTTCGGCGCGACGATCCGATCGAGCGATCCCACGCTGGGCAAGGATGATGCGGGGCTGCTGCTGCTCGGCCCCGAGCCGGCGCCCGGACGCTACCATCTGCGCCTGAGCTGGGAAGAGGGGGCAAAGCCCATCGTGCAGATGAGCCCGGATATGAAGGCGGCCGCGCAGCAGGGTGCGCAGGCGATCGACTATCGATTCGACAATCCGCCCGCGCTGGTGCCGCCCAAGGATGCGCCGCCGCGCTACGCGTGGCAGCGGATCGTGGAGTATAGCAGCTTTGCCGACTGGGCGGGCATATCGCGCCGGTTCGCGCCGCTCTATGCCGCGGCGTCGCGGCTCGATGCCGGTTCGCCGCTCAGGCAAGAGGCCGCGCGCATCGCCGCGGCGCACCCGCAGCCGACCGACCGCGCGCGCGCGGCGCTGAAGCTGGTGCAGCAGGATGTCCGCTACGTCTATGTCGGGCTGAACGGCGGCAACCTCACGCCGGCGACCGCCGAGGAGACGTGGCAACGCCGCTATGGCGACTGCAAGGGCAAGACCGCGCTGCTGCTGGCGCTGCTGCGCGAACTGGGCATCGAGGCGCAGGCGGTGCTGGTCAACAACGGCGGCGGTGACGATGGCTTCGATGCGCGTCTGCCGAGCCCGCGGCTGTTCGATCATGTCCTGGTGCGCGCGCAGGTGGCGGGCAAGAGCTATTGGCTCGATGGCACGCTGCCCGCGGTCGTGCCGCCGGACGAGGCGCCCATGCTGCCCTATCAATGGGTGCTGCCGTTGACGGCGCAGGGTGCGGCGATCGAACGGCTGGATTGGAAGCCCGCTGCGCGGCCGGACGAGGTCAATCTGTTCGAGATCGACGCGCGCGCGGGCTTCGACAAGCCGGCGCGGATCACGAGCACCACGATCAAGCGGGGGATCGAGGGCCTGCAGCAGGAAGTCCAGTTCTCCGCGCTGACGCCGGCGCAACTGCTCGGCGGATTCCGCCAGCAGGCGATCGGAGACACCTGGCAGACGATCGAGGATGTCCAGTGGCGCTACGACGAGAAGGCGCAGGCGGGTGTGCTGACCATCATCGGCACCGGCGCGGTCGATTGGGAGGATGGTGGCGATGGCGTGAAGTCTCTGGTGCTGCCCGGCGGCGGCTTCAGCCCGCCCGAAAAGCGTGTGCGTGCCGCGGAGCAGAATCAGGATCTGCCCTATTATAACAAGCCGAAGTTCGGCTGTTACGTCACCACCGTCCGCCTTCCCTCGACGACGCGGCCGGGCCAATGGTCCCACAAGGATAACATCGATACGATGATGTTCGGCAGGGCCTATTATCGCGCATTCGATGTGCGCGATGGTGCCCTTCGCATGATCCGCGGCGACCGCGTCGAGCAGAAGGAAGTGGATGCGGCGAGCGCGCGGCGCGACAATGGCCGCATTCCCCGCTTCGACAACAGCATGGCGTGGATCACCTACGACCCCAACGGGGCAAGCGACATCACCGATCAGGGTGGGGCGCGGGTGCCGGCGACCTATGAGATCGACTGGACGGCGGACACAGTGCCCTGCCTGCCGGCAGAATTGATGAAATAG
- a CDS encoding IS5 family transposase — MRGGDHRSEGLFSYVSCEARVPANHPLQAIRAIVDEALEVMSADFDAMYSRIGRPSIPPEKLLRALLLQVFYMIRSERQLMEQMDYNLLFRWFVGLAMDAPIWDVTVFTKNRERLLAGDIAARFLSAIVGQSRVQALLSDDHFSVDGTLIEAWASMKSFKPKDGEASGGDDDDSASGTGQSGQAKAKGRNAERDFHGEKRTNATHASTTDPDARLFKKARGQAARLCHMAHVLMENRHGLVVDATLTHATGTAEREAALTMLSRMKGRHRITLAADKAYDTAGFVAALRDIGVTPHVAQNNANRRSAIDRRTTRHPGYAVSMRIRKRIEEVFGWAKTSGNLRKTRHRGQDRVGWNFTLTAAAYNLVRLPKLMARA, encoded by the coding sequence ATGCGCGGCGGCGATCACCGGAGCGAAGGGCTGTTTTCCTACGTGAGCTGCGAAGCCCGGGTCCCGGCGAACCATCCACTTCAGGCAATCCGCGCGATCGTCGACGAAGCTCTCGAGGTGATGTCCGCTGATTTCGATGCGATGTATTCGCGCATTGGCCGGCCATCGATCCCGCCTGAGAAGTTGCTGCGCGCATTGCTCCTGCAGGTTTTCTATATGATCCGCTCGGAACGCCAGCTCATGGAGCAGATGGATTATAACCTGCTTTTCCGCTGGTTCGTCGGCCTGGCGATGGATGCGCCGATCTGGGATGTGACGGTCTTCACCAAGAACCGGGAGAGGCTGCTGGCCGGGGACATCGCCGCCAGGTTCCTGTCCGCGATCGTAGGGCAGTCTCGTGTGCAGGCGCTCCTGTCAGACGACCACTTCTCGGTGGATGGCACCCTGATCGAAGCGTGGGCCAGCATGAAGAGCTTCAAGCCCAAGGACGGCGAGGCTTCGGGCGGTGACGACGACGACAGCGCTTCGGGCACCGGTCAGAGCGGACAGGCAAAGGCCAAGGGGCGGAACGCCGAACGCGATTTCCATGGCGAGAAGCGAACCAACGCCACCCACGCCTCCACCACCGATCCTGACGCCCGCCTGTTCAAGAAGGCACGCGGCCAAGCCGCGAGGCTGTGCCACATGGCCCACGTCCTGATGGAGAACCGGCATGGCCTCGTCGTCGATGCGACGCTCACTCACGCCACGGGCACGGCCGAACGGGAGGCCGCGCTGACCATGCTTTCCCGCATGAAAGGGCGCCATCGCATCACGCTGGCGGCGGACAAAGCCTACGATACAGCCGGATTCGTCGCCGCCTTACGCGACATTGGCGTTACCCCGCACGTCGCCCAGAACAATGCCAACAGGCGATCCGCTATCGATAGACGCACCACCCGGCACCCTGGCTACGCCGTTTCGATGCGGATCAGGAAACGGATCGAAGAGGTCTTTGGCTGGGCCAAGACCAGCGGAAACCTGCGCAAGACCCGGCATCGAGGGCAGGACCGCGTAGGATGGAACTTCACGCTGACCGCTGCGGCGTACAATCTGGTTCGTCTGCCAAAACTGATGGCGAGGGCGTAG
- a CDS encoding Bbp16 family capsid cement protein — MIIDDTLVLSENQAITAAAGSTNVIDLGAIGTAFGHAAPLARDVGKGGRVPISIAVTEAFAGLTTLTIALQVDDNAGFSSPRTVASSGAIPVAALVAGYRPSFPDHVPEGTDERYLRLFYTPAGTATAGRITAAVSAGRQSG, encoded by the coding sequence ATGATCATCGACGATACTCTGGTGCTTTCGGAAAACCAGGCGATCACCGCCGCCGCGGGCTCGACCAACGTGATCGACCTCGGCGCGATCGGCACCGCCTTCGGCCACGCCGCTCCGCTGGCACGCGACGTGGGCAAGGGCGGTCGCGTGCCGATCTCGATCGCGGTGACGGAAGCGTTCGCGGGCCTCACCACGCTGACGATCGCGCTGCAGGTGGACGACAATGCGGGCTTCTCGTCGCCCAGGACGGTGGCCAGCTCGGGCGCGATTCCCGTGGCGGCGCTGGTCGCGGGCTATCGCCCGAGCTTTCCGGATCATGTGCCGGAAGGAACGGACGAGCGCTATCTGCGGCTGTTCTACACGCCGGCGGGCACCGCGACCGCGGGGCGGATCACCGCGGCGGTTTCGGCGGGGCGGCAGAGCGGGTGA
- a CDS encoding DUF3833 family protein: MRGIIFAAAGAATLFAGLPGTAVDAQGPVSAPRKFFIGVTEGKGSVKIVLHKARAVHVRSVGRVENDGTLVLDQRVEQEGEKPMQRQWRLREGAGGQISGSLSDAKTPVVGKVAGPVLTLSYQMKSGEKVAQVITLAPDGQSAFNKMTIHRFGMKVATLEETIRRK; encoded by the coding sequence ATGCGCGGGATAATCTTCGCGGCGGCAGGCGCCGCCACCCTGTTCGCGGGCCTGCCCGGCACCGCCGTCGACGCGCAGGGCCCTGTGTCCGCGCCCAGGAAATTCTTCATCGGGGTGACCGAGGGCAAGGGTTCGGTGAAGATCGTGCTGCACAAGGCGCGCGCGGTCCATGTCCGCTCGGTCGGCCGGGTGGAGAATGACGGCACGTTGGTGCTCGACCAGCGCGTGGAGCAGGAAGGCGAAAAGCCGATGCAGCGCCAGTGGCGCCTGCGCGAGGGCGCCGGCGGCCAGATCAGCGGCAGTCTGAGCGATGCGAAGACGCCGGTGGTCGGCAAGGTCGCAGGACCCGTGCTGACGCTGAGCTATCAGATGAAGAGCGGTGAGAAGGTGGCGCAGGTGATCACCTTGGCGCCCGACGGGCAGAGCGCGTTCAACAAGATGACGATCCATCGCTTCGGCATGAAGGTGGCGACGCTGGAGGAGACGATCCGGCGGAAGTGA
- a CDS encoding TonB-dependent receptor, with product MKYANLAALLAGAALLAVPVAKAQAQTRNAQTQTFRFDAPAQDLSDALIEFSRVTGLPLAAAPAALRDLRSKPVRGQMTAAQGLARMTRDLPVAARIMGNTIIVQPRPQTAAARRASGPVAPAPSRAVATTAPVPEDAAPDEIVVNGFRRSLDLAQAMKRAATGVQEVIVAEDIAAFPDQNLAEALQRVPGVAITRDSGEGRRISLRGLGPEFTRTQLNGMEVLSNTASGLDSRGGVSRSRAFDYSVFASELFNQVVVEKSWSASQEEGGIGGTVALRTAKPFDYAEDTMVLSAKGQVNQYTDTLTPRLVGLASVRRGDVGLLVSAAYSSADTIEWGYRNWNWSQMNWGEANVAPSITGDIRDQLVNATGGGRVWNSRAQTYGSWFNHRERLGLTGTLQYNPGDGTDVSLDVLYSHLTNDRAENVIGNAGPNGLDANDVTGTQVLQSVTIDRYGSITDAVVSGVGLRSEAKPTQDSTDFWQIALNGRTDLTDRLELAGTAGWSRSTFDSAWQRAYLVSSGHTVGFAGLDTDTPVNTYDFDPANPSAWTLQSLQWRENRIESEFWNAGATLGWEVTDTSTLRFGGEFKQFDNSAYQYNATRNNPGALADLPTMVNPYTAEIPFVVGDVPAIYAALDQGFALDESNLSVGTDYTVNERTIAAFAQYELNTSIGGMDLRIDAGVRYYDTRLTSRGSSATNAGLVPVKISNSYDGFPPAINIALNLRPDLIARVGANRNISRPGFGDLSAAATVRVPAMAARSARAIPTSLPTPRIPSKLRWNIMTARAASWRWAPSTRT from the coding sequence ATGAAATACGCGAATCTCGCCGCCTTGCTGGCGGGTGCTGCATTGCTGGCCGTTCCGGTTGCCAAGGCGCAGGCGCAAACGCGCAACGCACAGACCCAGACCTTTCGCTTCGATGCGCCGGCGCAGGATCTGTCGGACGCGCTGATCGAATTCTCGCGGGTGACGGGGCTGCCTCTGGCGGCAGCGCCCGCTGCGCTGCGCGATCTGCGCAGCAAGCCGGTGCGTGGGCAGATGACCGCGGCGCAGGGGCTGGCGCGGATGACCCGCGACCTGCCGGTCGCCGCGCGCATCATGGGCAATACCATCATCGTGCAGCCCCGCCCGCAGACCGCCGCCGCGCGCCGGGCCAGTGGACCGGTCGCGCCTGCCCCCTCCCGCGCCGTTGCGACGACGGCGCCAGTCCCGGAAGATGCCGCACCGGATGAGATCGTGGTAAACGGATTTCGTCGCAGCCTGGACCTGGCTCAGGCGATGAAGCGCGCCGCGACCGGTGTGCAGGAGGTGATCGTCGCGGAAGACATCGCCGCCTTTCCCGATCAGAATCTCGCCGAAGCCCTGCAACGCGTACCAGGCGTCGCCATTACGCGTGACAGCGGCGAGGGGCGGCGGATCTCGCTTCGCGGCCTTGGACCGGAATTCACCCGTACCCAACTGAACGGGATGGAGGTGCTCAGCAACACCGCCTCCGGCCTTGACAGCCGTGGCGGCGTCAGCCGCAGCCGCGCCTTCGACTACAGCGTCTTCGCATCCGAATTGTTCAACCAGGTGGTGGTCGAGAAATCCTGGTCCGCATCGCAGGAAGAAGGCGGCATCGGCGGCACCGTGGCGCTGCGGACGGCCAAGCCGTTCGACTATGCCGAAGACACGATGGTGCTGAGCGCCAAGGGACAGGTCAACCAGTACACCGATACGCTGACGCCGCGCCTCGTCGGCCTCGCCTCGGTGCGTCGCGGCGACGTGGGTCTGCTGGTTTCCGCCGCCTATAGTTCCGCCGACACGATCGAATGGGGCTATCGCAACTGGAACTGGTCGCAGATGAACTGGGGCGAGGCCAATGTCGCCCCTTCGATCACCGGCGATATTCGTGACCAGTTGGTCAACGCCACGGGCGGCGGCCGCGTGTGGAACAGCCGCGCGCAGACCTATGGCAGTTGGTTTAACCATCGCGAGCGGCTGGGCCTGACCGGCACGCTGCAATATAATCCGGGCGACGGAACCGACGTGTCGCTGGATGTGCTGTACAGCCACCTGACCAACGACCGGGCGGAAAATGTGATCGGCAATGCCGGCCCCAACGGCCTGGATGCCAATGACGTCACCGGCACGCAGGTTCTGCAATCGGTCACCATCGATCGATATGGCAGCATCACCGACGCCGTGGTCAGCGGTGTGGGCCTGCGATCGGAAGCGAAACCGACGCAGGACAGCACCGATTTCTGGCAGATCGCCCTGAACGGCCGCACCGACCTGACCGACCGGCTGGAACTGGCCGGCACCGCCGGATGGTCGAGATCCACGTTCGATTCCGCCTGGCAGCGCGCCTATCTGGTGTCGAGCGGGCACACGGTCGGCTTCGCCGGGCTTGATACGGACACGCCGGTCAATACCTATGATTTCGATCCCGCCAACCCGTCCGCCTGGACCCTGCAGAGCCTGCAATGGCGCGAGAACCGGATCGAGAGCGAATTCTGGAATGCCGGCGCGACCCTCGGCTGGGAGGTGACGGACACCTCCACGCTGCGCTTCGGCGGCGAGTTCAAGCAGTTCGACAACAGCGCCTACCAATATAACGCCACAAGGAACAATCCCGGCGCGCTGGCCGACCTGCCCACGATGGTGAACCCCTACACCGCCGAAATTCCCTTCGTGGTGGGCGATGTGCCGGCAATCTACGCCGCGCTGGACCAGGGCTTCGCGCTGGACGAAAGCAATCTGTCGGTCGGTACGGACTATACCGTCAACGAACGGACCATCGCTGCCTTCGCCCAGTATGAATTGAACACCAGCATCGGCGGCATGGATCTGCGCATCGACGCCGGTGTGCGCTACTACGACACCCGCCTCACCTCCCGCGGTTCCTCGGCGACCAATGCCGGGCTGGTCCCGGTGAAGATCAGCAACAGCTATGATGGCTTCCCGCCTGCCATCAACATCGCACTGAACCTCCGGCCGGACCTGATCGCCCGCGTCGGCGCCAACCGGAACATCAGCCGCCCGGGCTTCGGTGATCTCAGCGCGGCGGCCACGGTGCGGGTCCCGGCTATGGCGGCACGATCAGCGCGGGCAATCCCTACCTCGCTCCCTACACCGCGGATTCCGTCGAAGCTTCGCTGGAATATTATGACGGCACGCGCGGCTTCGTGGCGCTGGGCGCCTTCTACAAGAACATGA
- a CDS encoding peptidylprolyl isomerase — MAAPPANRPTPGYVRVRIETSAGPIVIAADVKRAPKTSANFLAYVDDGRLDGTSFYRSARRRTDPKFGFVQGGISTDRRRSLPPINHEPTNMTGIRHLDGVISMARGGDPGSAMGNFFIMIGPVPGLDAQPGRPGYAAFGHVVAGMDVVKRILAMRTGGGVGPMKGQMLQPPVRLISARRLDGKPRPTTTIKPWLLNIPGRK; from the coding sequence ATGGCCGCGCCGCCTGCCAATCGCCCCACCCCGGGCTATGTCCGCGTCCGGATAGAGACCAGCGCGGGCCCGATCGTGATCGCCGCGGATGTGAAGCGCGCGCCCAAGACCAGCGCCAATTTCCTCGCCTATGTCGATGATGGCCGGCTCGACGGTACCAGCTTCTACCGCTCGGCGCGGCGCAGGACCGATCCGAAGTTCGGCTTCGTCCAGGGCGGCATCAGCACCGATCGGCGCCGCTCGCTGCCGCCGATCAATCATGAGCCGACCAATATGACCGGCATCCGCCACCTCGACGGCGTGATTTCGATGGCGCGGGGCGGCGATCCGGGCTCGGCGATGGGCAATTTCTTCATCATGATCGGGCCGGTGCCCGGGCTCGATGCGCAGCCCGGCCGGCCCGGCTATGCCGCCTTCGGCCATGTCGTGGCGGGCATGGATGTGGTCAAGCGCATCCTGGCGATGCGCACCGGCGGCGGCGTGGGGCCGATGAAGGGCCAGATGCTGCAGCCGCCGGTGCGGCTGATCAGCGCGCGCCGACTGGATGGCAAGCCCCGGCCGACGACCACGATCAAACCATGGCTGCTCAACATTCCCGGCAGAAAATAA
- a CDS encoding energy transducer TonB: MLSAVLFAAAANMIKPPTPIDPVNWIGASDYPADLELKDVVYTRFQLIVAADGSVQRCDITQPSGSQRLDQLVCAKMTERGHFAPATDQNGRPIASVFKRFVLWQRGSGTPLPREQTDFRLEVPHVPQGLPSPAIIALNVIISARGAIEACDGGSKPDEKPLAKIGCEHLAQRWHPVTVTDAEGAPLRVLHPVLVGFIEQEIRTDAPAKK; encoded by the coding sequence ATGCTGTCGGCAGTGCTGTTCGCCGCGGCGGCGAATATGATCAAGCCGCCCACCCCTATCGATCCAGTAAATTGGATCGGTGCCTCCGATTATCCCGCGGACCTCGAACTGAAGGACGTGGTCTACACGCGGTTCCAGTTAATCGTCGCGGCGGATGGTTCAGTTCAGCGCTGCGATATCACGCAGCCGAGCGGTTCGCAGCGGCTGGATCAACTGGTCTGTGCCAAGATGACGGAACGAGGGCACTTCGCCCCGGCGACCGATCAGAATGGACGTCCGATCGCGAGCGTCTTCAAGCGGTTTGTTCTCTGGCAACGGGGCAGCGGCACCCCACTCCCCCGGGAGCAGACCGATTTCCGCCTTGAAGTACCACATGTTCCACAAGGCCTGCCAAGTCCCGCGATCATTGCATTGAATGTAATTATCAGTGCACGAGGTGCGATCGAGGCCTGTGATGGAGGCAGCAAGCCTGACGAGAAGCCACTCGCCAAAATCGGTTGCGAGCACCTCGCCCAGCGGTGGCATCCGGTGACGGTGACAGATGCAGAAGGTGCGCCACTACGGGTCCTGCATCCGGTCCTTGTTGGCTTCATCGAGCAAGAAATCCGGACCGACGCGCCAGCGAAAAAGTGA